The DNA sequence aaaaagaataataaagaAGCTCGGCTTGGCTCAATAGAAGCTCTGTTTAGAGCTTATACAAGCCGAGCTTGAACAGCTGAAATCAAGCTTGGCTTGAGCTTGAGCCGAGTTTGAGCGGCTCATATATATACTGAGCTGAGGTCGTGGAACCTGCAACTTGGTTTGTTTGCATCCTTAGCAAGAATATAAGTTGGAAAAGTAGACAATCAGACATATGGAATATGGTCCtttaaattttagtattttaatatTCTGAATTTGCTGGTTTTGTCTGGTGTTTGAGACTGGTTTAACCAGAAAGATGTCCATTTTGTAACCACTTTTACTGAGGAGATACGTCTTATGTAACCATCTTGTGTATTGGATACCAACCAGTTGTACAGTATAGAAGCTTCTGCTTGCACAATCTTGCATAGCAACCTGAAGTTAGCACAAGGTTTTACAATAGTGCATTCTTGCAATGCATTTTAACTGGTGTATTATTTTAGGAacatctcttttttctctcatatggaatgtaatttattttaCTAACGAATATGAGATAAATTTTTTGTTATCCTGGGTCTATAATCCAGATACCTATCGTATTCTTATTTGCATCCTTGTACTTTGCTGCAGATGTATTACTCTATTGCAACAATACATCAATTCAATCAAAAAGGGTTCTACTAAGGagatttgcttagcttctcGGGCCATTGGTAATCCTATAATCCTTTTGAAGTAGTACTTTTTACTTTAACCGGCTGCTCACTTTTCCTTACTGTGTGGTGCTTTTGTTTGAAGGATTGCTGGCCATTACTGCTGGTGCTGGAAGCAATGCACATGAAATAATGGAAGAGTCAGTGCCGCAACTCTCTCGAGCCCTTAAACGTGGATCTGATGCATGCAAGATATCCGTATGCCCTGTTTTAAACTGCAGACCTGCTTTTCTATAGCTCTTTGTGGACTGTTCATGTATATGCTGCTTATTttatctgaaattttaaattgatttactGTTGTAGGTCCTGGATTGCTTAGCTGTCATCTCCTTTGTTGGTGCAAATGATTTAGCTGAAACTGAAACATCTTTGAAAATCATGTGGGAAGTGATTCGTCCAAAATCAGTCTCCAATGTATGTAACCATGTTATTGGTTTCCAATTCAGTGAGGGTGCAAATTTGTGCAATGCGAAGCTGTGTTTAGGTTTTCATATAATACATTATGAATTTTAATACTTGTGATTCCATTTATAACATCTTGCTGTCTGTGCTATGCATATTTAGACTAACATTGACTTCTTCTTTTACTTTCAGGTTGGGCCTTCGAAAAGACCTAGTTCTGCTGTATTAGCAGCAGCCATATCTACATGGTCGTTTCTTCTGACAACCATCAGTAGCTGGAGAATTAATCCTGATACTTGGAAGGAGTAAGTTGAAATCAAGTCCAACTCTATTACTTATTTTGgaacaattgattaattttaattttttaatggttATAACAATCTGTTTTAGGTCAATTTCATTCCTTTCTACTCTATTGGAAGTGGATGATCGTTCTGTTCGTATTGCTGCTGGTGAAGCAATAGCCCTTTTTTTCGAGTTAGGGATACTGGACATGTCCTATAGTGAGGAGAGTGATGTTGTGAATTTTAATAATGAGGTCAAGCGCCGTACAGTTACATATATGCAATCAATGAAGGCAAAAATATCAGGTCAAATTTATAACCTTTCTATGGAGGCAGGGGGTAAAGGCGCTGACAAGAAAAATCTTAACGATCAGCGAGACTTGTTTCAGAAAATTTGGGATTTTGTTCAGGTACTTCTTTTGTCTCTTATGCAACGTATCTAGTAATGGCTGTCATGAGTGGTATTCTTATTTAAACTGGTATTTGAATTCAGGTGGGTGAGCGTCCAGAAGTATCATTGAGGATTTCAAGTAAGCGTAACATTCTGAGAACTTCAACATGGAGCCAATTAATACAGGTATTGGATTTTTCTCTCTTCTGACTGGCATGGAATGCACTCCTTAGAGCATCTGTTGATTTGTTTATTCAACATGTCATGAAGCATCTGCTAACTTGGTTGCTTAACAGTTGAACTTCTTGAAGCGTTACCTTGGAAGAGGTTTTCTCAAGCATGCACAGGTTATTTTCTATTCTATGATTTGCTCTTATTGATTGTCATAATAAGCTCTTGCTCTTATTGATTGTCATAAGAAGCTCTTGCTCTTATTGATTGTCATAAGAAGCTCACTAATTATGTTACTGACACCTGATGTCTCTTCCGATGTGTCTTGAATATACAGGAAAACGAACTGCTTCATGATGTTTTTGAATATACGGTAGATAAAACAGAAAGTCTATCAGCGAAGGAGAAGGTGGGCTTTTGACTTAAACCAGGatatcgaaatttattttcagatgaatcttttcttccttctttattaATTATATGATCCGcaggtttttcttttaatttatatgactaagtttttattttgtttatgaCAAATAAATGTTTGctgtctcctccctctcccccgtccTATGTTTGTTTCCAATATACTTGCACATTAACGGCAATGCTTTAAACAttcaaattttgatcttcttttCGACTGCTCTAGAATGTGTTTGTGACCTGTATAAAACATTACCGTCTTGGTTCCTGAGGATGACAATGTAGTTTGATTAAAATGATCCTGCACTATGAATAAGTTTTGTCAGCTCACTTGGAAGCATATTGATTGTTGCATTACAATGGGAACTGACATGTACGTTGCAAAAATTATGCCAGTGCACCTTCTGAGTGGGATGACAAGTTTGGTTCCTAAGTGCAAgatctatttttgttgcttTTGTTCCAGGTTATTTGAGGGCTGGCTGTTCTAAAATTCATTTGACCTTTGTGAGACAGCAtttcaatatttttctttggcTTCTGACCTGTACCTCAAAAATGAATGAATGGAATTTCGTGCATCAAATCATTTATTTTGCAGTACTAGTCTAGATTCTTTCCAAATGTAGAGTAACTTTGATGCAATGGTTCACAGTGTTATTAGCTTAAACTCTTATCTCCATAGATGCTTGACATTGATACAAAGACAATTCCCTAGCAAGCCCCCGAAAACTAGCAAGTTCACCAAAAACACCACCTCGTCAATGCACAAATAATGAAGGggaggggaagaaaagaaaagaaaagggaaattcCATTACCACAAATTAGGCATCAATTTTTGGAGGTTTATGCCAGGTTTTAGGCAGTTGAAATATCAAGCATATCTTGTTTTTGAAGACTCTCCTGTATAATATGAATTTTCAGTGTAATCACTAATCCTTTATGATGGAGGAAATTATATTCTCTCAGAACATTTTTGTAGAGTTCGGTAAAATGATTGAGGATTAGTATGGTTTCTTACAGTCTTGCATGGGGAAAAGCTGCATTAGTAGGAATTGCATTGTCGTCTTTATTTTTAAAACAATTAGCTCTATTTCTTAACGTGTGTATGATTGTCTTTGCTGCTTGatctttcttttggttttttatGATTGTGTACTTTATTGGCTCAAAGATCCAAAGATGAATGATCCTATGTACGATTTCTGCTAATGTGTcccatgcagaaaatttcaaggTCAGGGGATGAAAAAGGACGGACTCAGAAGTTGAACAAGGACCGCAGGATGGCTCAGGTAGTATTTGCTGCACAGATCCGAAGCCATTAAACATGTCTACTTTTACGCCTTCCTCTTCCCTGcctgattatcatctctcttgCACATCAATGACATGATGGATGAACCATATCCCCGAAGTAGCCCCATTCTCATTAGCAGTCATGCATTTGGGGATTTGTTCCTCTATATAGCTACTAAGATCTTGTAAGATGTTGACTATAGTAGTATGTCAGATGCAGGGAAACTTCTATAACTTAAAATCTAGACACTAGCGAACTTTAGATATGCTCAGTGTAGCCAGAGTCTATGAGAGAGATATTGCTTAGTTGTATTTTTCTCACTTATACATGTTAAATTCCTATCATATATGCAGGCAAGGAAGCAGGGTCACCTAATTGCTCAAGATGCGTAAAGATTGCATGATTGTTTCAAGACTAGAAGATGGGTTTATTCTGAAGGTGGCCTTGCTCCACCAACCCTTTTCCCAATCGTCGGAACCCAGTCTGCAGTCACTGCACGATTGTTGGTTAACTGATTTATCTCCTTATAGAATCTGGACATGTTTATTTGAAAGAATTATATACTCTCCATGTATCTCCTTGCTTATCAAGCCCTTCTATGGCAAAGGCTTGTAGATGCTACAGAACTAAAGCTGGTTGGCTCAACCGGCTAGGATTATATGAGCAACCTGTTGGCTAGTGGAGTACTCTTCCCATTTGTAAAAGGAGCCAACTCACATCCTAATAAATCTTGCATAATTTTTCTGTTTACTGTGCCTGAGTCAGTAAGCTGTGCATCAAAGTCATTCCTTTGTTACAGGTTGAGTCATGAGTAGCTCTGGTATGTTTTTGAAGGTATGAACCCCTGATTTGAGGTCGTAGAAATTTAGTGTGAATGTTAAGCTGTTTAGTATTCTCAATACCCAAAGTCCTGGAAAACATTAGCAAGAAAAAAAGTTGGTGTAATATGATGAACTTGGGAGGGGGATTCATGAATTACTGTTTATGATAGAGGCCTGGATCTGAGTTAGTTTCAAAAAGGATTCGTGCTGCAGTGTTTATTAgctctgtttgctgtttggactGTAGGTTGGATTGGCTTTAATATCATTTGTAATGATTTAGGAACTCATCTAAGAAGAACTAGCCATTAAGTTGCTGATTAGAATCCTTGTTCCTGCTTATTTATCTAACGTAGGTCTTTTCAATGCATACTAATATCGGATGCCGGTATATACTAATCTGGGATTAAAAACATGGCCTTATGGGTCTTATAATCGGGGTGGCAGCACTATTGCCCTTAGACTTGATTAAACTGATCTCAGAAAACCTACAAAGCTTCTTTGTCTCTCTGTCGATATCAACTATATTAACCCTTGAAATGGGCACACCATCCAGATTTCATGAAATACTTGAGCCCCATTGGACTCTGGAATTTATGGATGACATATATGAAAAAAAGGATATGGATGAAGTTACATCAAAACAAAGAAAGGAAGATTGTCCCCATAAAAAAGAGAAGCAAGGAAGATTgcaccaaccaaaaaaaaaaagaggaagcacaAGGAAAATCAACTACAACCattaaattcagaaaaaaagaagaagagaggtttGGTGATTGTCTTGAACTTGTCCAAGTGGGTTTCAGAAGAAATGGGTGTTTGAATGGCATTAGAAGTCATGGTTTTCTGCAATTCTGTTAACTTCTGTAAAATATAatgttgtttgtttgtttgtgcaGCGAGATTCTGTAAAGACTCAGAATCATGAAATCATAATCTGTATGttgattaaaataattaaatgcaAAATTATCTATTATcattcaatatttttttcttttttaagcctGCTTTTTAAACAACTGAACGTCTTCTGAATATTTAAAGCACCCAAAATTCAATTCTAGGAAGAAGATAACACatgattttgatttttaaaaCCTCCAAAGTTGGTACAAGAAATTATAGAGTATCGGTTACCAATATCATGGGAAAAAGCAGTTGAGTGAGTTTTTCCTGCTATTCTTTTGGCCAATTAAAAGGTGCGCCAGCCTATTATCTCTTCATTTTCCTATTTATTCTTACCACTTCAAAAGAGGTGAGGCTCGGGTCTTACTAGGATAGCAGCATGAGAATCCTACCTCCAATGAATTGTACCAAGCCTCTGTATACCAGGATGCCAACTGCTAAACTTTCTCCTTAATTACACCTGATTACTTCAAAAAAATCCTAAACATAGAGACATATGGGTGCAATTCATGGAGATTGGGAAAAAGAGATGCACCAGAATTTCTTTGAATAAAAACAAGAGCAGATTATGGGAGGAACCATAGATATTAGGATGATTTGACCTGTTTGATAAATGAGTTAAGTAGGACGGGTTgggttacctatttaataaacaggtcggatttAGATATGAAATTTTGACTCGTTTAACAAGCAGGTCTAGTTCGAGTTGGTGAATTTTTAGCCTGACTCGTATTTGACTTGACTTGGATTCGACCTGATCTGACTCGACCCAATTGCCACCCGCAATGACATATTCATCAATCTCGGAAATGGACGCCAATCTCTCCACCACTAAACTCTGTCCTAAGTTATAGGAGATTTTTGTGGACA is a window from the Phoenix dactylifera cultivar Barhee BC4 unplaced genomic scaffold, palm_55x_up_171113_PBpolish2nd_filt_p 000648F, whole genome shotgun sequence genome containing:
- the LOC103718573 gene encoding interferon-related developmental regulator 1 produces the protein MGKSNRRKAGADQFDSSDADSVSSTSTALSELTLANETEHVNSLEFVLDKYIDALYEKRGSTRETALLGLLDAFEGHVLLTYVENKCITLLQQYINSIKKGSTKEICLASRAIGLLAITAGAGSNAHEIMEESVPQLSRALKRGSDACKISVLDCLAVISFVGANDLAETETSLKIMWEVIRPKSVSNVGPSKRPSSAVLAAAISTWSFLLTTISSWRINPDTWKESISFLSTLLEVDDRSVRIAAGEAIALFFELGILDMSYSEESDVVNFNNEVKRRTVTYMQSMKAKISGQIYNLSMEAGGKGADKKNLNDQRDLFQKIWDFVQVGERPEVSLRISSKRNILRTSTWSQLIQLNFLKRYLGRGFLKHAQENELLHDVFEYTVDKTESLSAKEKKISRSGDEKGRTQKLNKDRRMAQARKQGHLIAQDA